One Maledivibacter sp. genomic region harbors:
- the hydA gene encoding dihydropyrimidinase — protein sequence MKKFDTIIKGGTIVTASDTFKGDIGIKDEKIVQIGLDLKDKEAKMVDATGKYVMPGGIDPHTHMDMPFGGTHASDDFATGTIAAACGGTTTIVDFSIQPKGKKLRDAVEIWHEKADEKAVIDYGLHIAVTDMNDDVLEEIPTMIKEGYPTFKLFMTYENLRVTDDTLMKALKKVNESGGLISVHAENYYAIEYLTEQLLAEEKTEPKYHALSRPALVEGEAASRAIKLAKLAGAPLFIVHNSCEESASEIRRAREEGYPIMGETCPQYLLLSYDNYEEPGFNGAKYVMSPPLRDKANWPYMWEALAKDTVQLVATDHCPFFMEQKELGKESFVKIPNGAPGVELRMALMYTYGVLENRFDLQRFVQVTSTNAAKIFGMYPEKGTIAVGSDADIVIFNPDVEKTITQGMLHENVDYTPFEGFKLKGYPETTISRGRVIVENGEFVGEKGYGKFVKRTTPMII from the coding sequence ATGAAAAAATTTGACACCATCATTAAGGGAGGTACAATCGTAACAGCTTCGGATACTTTTAAGGGAGATATCGGTATAAAAGATGAAAAGATTGTACAAATAGGATTGGATCTAAAAGATAAAGAAGCTAAGATGGTTGATGCAACTGGAAAATACGTAATGCCAGGAGGAATAGACCCTCATACCCATATGGATATGCCATTTGGTGGTACACATGCCAGTGATGATTTTGCTACGGGTACCATTGCAGCTGCTTGTGGAGGAACTACTACTATAGTAGACTTCTCAATACAACCTAAAGGGAAAAAATTAAGAGATGCAGTTGAAATTTGGCATGAAAAAGCGGATGAAAAGGCTGTAATTGATTATGGTCTTCATATAGCCGTAACTGATATGAATGATGATGTTTTAGAAGAGATTCCTACTATGATCAAAGAAGGATATCCTACTTTTAAGTTGTTTATGACATATGAGAATCTGAGAGTTACAGATGACACTCTTATGAAGGCATTAAAAAAAGTTAATGAGAGTGGTGGATTAATATCGGTTCATGCTGAGAACTATTATGCTATTGAATATTTAACTGAGCAATTACTAGCTGAAGAAAAAACTGAGCCTAAATACCATGCATTGTCTAGACCAGCTTTGGTGGAAGGTGAAGCTGCTAGTAGAGCAATAAAACTAGCTAAATTAGCTGGGGCACCACTATTTATTGTACATAATAGTTGTGAGGAATCTGCTTCAGAAATAAGACGTGCCAGGGAAGAAGGATACCCAATAATGGGAGAAACATGTCCCCAGTACTTACTATTATCCTATGATAATTATGAAGAACCAGGATTTAATGGTGCAAAATACGTTATGTCTCCACCATTAAGAGATAAAGCTAACTGGCCTTATATGTGGGAAGCATTGGCTAAGGATACAGTTCAATTAGTAGCAACTGATCACTGCCCATTCTTTATGGAACAAAAAGAATTAGGTAAAGAGTCATTTGTAAAGATACCAAATGGTGCCCCAGGTGTGGAATTAAGAATGGCACTAATGTATACATATGGTGTGCTAGAAAACAGATTTGATTTACAAAGATTCGTTCAGGTTACTTCTACTAATGCGGCTAAAATTTTTGGAATGTATCCTGAAAAAGGTACAATAGCTGTTGGTAGTGATGCGGATATCGTAATATTTAATCCAGATGTAGAAAAGACAATAACTCAAGGGATGCTCCATGAAAATGTTGACTACACACCATTTGAAGGATTTAAATTAAAAGGATATCCAGAAACCACAATTTCTAGGGGTAGAGTCATTGTAGAGAATGGTGAATTCGTTGGAGAAAAAGGATATGGCAAATTTGTCAAGAGAACAACTCCAATGATTATATAA